The Solanum pennellii chromosome 11, SPENNV200 genome contains a region encoding:
- the LOC107003304 gene encoding 8-hydroxygeraniol dehydrogenase-like, with protein MEKSNENVEAFGWAARDTSGVLSPFNFSRRVTGEKDVQFKVMYCGICHSDLHQIKNEWSNSIYPMVPGHEVVGVVTEVGSRVEKFKIGDKVGVGCLVGSCRKCENCDNDLENYCPDQIMTYNGIYTDGTPTYGGYSDIMVTNEDYVVHWPENLPMEAAPLLCAGITTYSPLRYYGLDKPGMHVGVVGLGGLGHMAVKFAKAFGTKVTVISTTASKRDEAIDRLGADSFLVSRDPDQMQGAAGSLDGIIDTVSAIHPLLPLINLLKTHGKLVMVGAPEKPLELPVFPLLLGRKLVAGSAIGGMKETQEMVDFAGKHNITPDIEVVPMDYVNTALERLLKSDVKYRFVLDIGNTLKKN; from the exons GGTGACTGGTGAAAAAGATGTGCAATTCAAAGTTATGTATTGTGGAATTTGTCATTCTGATCTTCATCAAATCAAGAATGAATGGAGCAATAGTATATATCCAATGGTACCAGG GCATGAAGTTGTTGGTGTAGTAACTGAAGTTGGCAGCAGAGTTGAGAAGTTCAAAATTGGTGACAAAGTTGGAGTTGGATGTTTAGTAGGATCATGTAGAAAATGTGAAAATTGTGACAACGATCTTGAAAATTATTGTCCCGATCAGATCATGACATACAATGGTATTTACACCGATGGAACCCCCACGTATGGTGGTTACTCCGATATAATGGTAACGAACGAGGACTACGTGGTCCATTGGCCCGAAAATTTACCAATGGAAGCAGCTCCCCTGTTATGTGCAGGGATCACAACTTATAGTCCTTTGAGATATTACGGACTAGATAAACCTGGAATGCACGTTGGTGTTGTTGGTCTCGGTGGTTTGGGACATATGGCTGTGAAATTTGCTAAGGCGTTTGGAACAAAAGTAACTGTCATAAGTACAACTGCTAGTAAGAGAGATGAAGCAATTGATCGTTTAGGGGCAGACTCGTTTTTGGTCAGTCGTGACCCTGACCAAATGCAG GGTGCAGCAGGGTCACTAGATGGCATCATCGATACTGTATCCGCGATTCATCCTCTTCTTCCATTGATTAATTTGTTGAAAACTCATGGAAAGCTTGTGATGGTTGGTGCCCCTGAAAAACCATTAGAGTTGCCTGTATTTCCCCTGCTTTTAG GAAGGAAGCTAGTGGCGGGGAGCGCGATAGGAGGGATGAAGGAGACACAAGAGATGGTTGATTTCGCGGGGAAGCATAACATAACACCAGATATTGAAGTAGTGCCAATGGACTACGTGAATACAGCGTTGGAACGCCTTTTGAAATCGGACGTGAAGTATCGTTTTGTGCTTGACATTGGCAACACATTGAAGAAGAATTGA
- the LOC107004699 gene encoding 8-hydroxygeraniol dehydrogenase-like: MAKSFENEHPIKAFGWATRDTSGVLSPFNFSRRVTGEKDVQFKVMYCGICHSDLHQLKNEWGNSKYPMVPGHEVVGVVTEVGSKVEKFKVGDKVGVGCMVGSCRKCENCSVDLENYCPHQIPTYNGYSLDGTLTFGGYSDMMVSDEHFVVRWPENLSMDAAPLLCAGITTYSPLKYFGLDKPGMHIGVVGLGGLGHMAVKFAKAFGTKVTVISTSANKKKEAIERLGADSFLISRDPEQMKAAMNTLDGIIDTVSAVHPILPLLMLMKSHGKLVMVGAPEKPVELPVFPLLMGRKLVAGSCIGGMKETQEMLDFAAKHNITPDIEVVPMEYVNTALERLLKSDVKYRFVLDIGNTLNQK; this comes from the exons atggcaaaatcatttgaaaatgaaCATCCAATTAAGGCATTTGGATGGGCAACTAGAGACACTTCTGGAGTTCTTTCTCCTTTCAATTTTTCAAgaag AGTGACAGGTGAAAAAGATGTGCAATTTAAAGTTATGTATTGTGGAATTTGTCATTCTGATCTTCATCAACTCAAGAATGAATGGGGAAATAGCAAGTACCCCATGGTGCCAGG GCATGAGGTTGTTGGTGTTGTAACTGAGGTTGGAAGCAAGGTGGAGAAGTTTAAGGTTGGAGACAAAGTAGGTGTTGGATGTATGGTAGGATCATGTCGAAAATGTGAGAATTGTAGCGTTGATCTCGAAAATTACTGTCCTCATCAGATTCCTACATATAACGGCTATAGCTTAGACGGAACCCTCACGTTTGGAGGTTACTCCGATATGATGGTATCCGATGAGCATTTTGTAGTACGTTGGCCAGAAAACTTGTCGATGGACGCTGCTCCCCTGTTATGTGCTGGAATTACGACTTATAGTCCTTTGAAATATTTTGGACTCGATAAGCCTGGAATGCACATTGGTGTTGTTGGTCTTGGAGGGCTCGGACATATGGCTGTTAAGTTTGCAAAGGCATTCGGAACCAAAGTGACTGTCATCAGTACATCTGCTAATAAGAAGAAAGAAGCAATTGAGCGTTTGGGCGCAGACTCTTTCTTGATCAGTCGCGATCCTGAGCAGATGAAG GCTGCAATGAACACATTGGATGGGATTATCGACACTGTATCTGCGGTGCACCCTATTCTTCCATTACTTATGTTGATGAAATCTCATGGTAAGCTTGTTATGGTTGGTGCACCAGAAAAACCGGTGGAGTTGCCCGTGTTTCCTCTACTTATGG GAAGGAAGCTAGTGGCTGGAAGTTGCATAGGAGGGATGAAAGAGACTCAAGAAATGTTGGACTTTGCGGCAAAGCATAACATAACACCAGATATTGAAGTCGTGCCAATGGAGTACGTCAACACCGCGTTGGAACGTCTTTTGAAATCGGACGTGAAATATCGTTTCGTGCTAGACATTGGTAATACATTGAACCAGAAATGA